In a genomic window of Mus pahari chromosome 8, PAHARI_EIJ_v1.1, whole genome shotgun sequence:
- the LOC115064557 gene encoding protein ATP6V1FNB, whose translation MRDLLNPTSQAYWRERIKKEVFTRTTWNARYGHKYLKEGSKIRNQSQKVPFGSVLKAGPVPSTGSPVRKEAQAGWPETSRVQGSRVRQARRGLQYTAGEGRPEDLEMKPPTPATLKLLFEGISHDGQGRTLYLKERHQVIPEKKYKYPMVSSWEYGWHVGKTITLLPFQAFGLD comes from the coding sequence ATGAGGGATCTGTTGAACCCCACAAGCCAGGCCTACTGGAGGGAGCGGATAAAGAAGGAGGTGTTTACCCGGACCACCTGGAATGCCCGCTATGGACACAAGTACCTGAAAGAGGGGTCCAAGATCAGGAATCAGTCCCAGAAGGTCCCTTTTGGGTCAGTCTTGAAAGCAGGCCCAGTGCCTTCCACAGGCTCCCCTGTCAGAAAAGAGGCGCAAGCAGGATGGCCAGAGACCAGCAGGGTCCAGGGAAGCAGAGTGAGGCAAGCCAGAAGAGGTCTTCAGTACACAGCAGGGGAGGGCAGGCCAGAGGACTTAGAAATGAAGCCCCCGACCCCAGCCACTCTGAAGCTGCTCTTCGAAGGCATCTCCCATGATGGCCAGGGCCGGACCCTGTACCTCAAGGAGCGGCATCAAGTGATACCAGAGAAGAAGTACAAGTACCCGATGGTGTCTTCCTGGGAGTATGGCTGGCATGTGGGTAAGACCATTACACTCTTGCCGTTCCAGGCTTTCGGACTGgactga